The following is a genomic window from Hymenobacter monticola.
TCACGGCTCAGCAGCTGGCTGATGCGGCTGTTGGGGTCCTTCATGTCACCAAATACGATGGCTTCGGTGGGGCAGGATTGGGCGCAGGCCGTCACAATCTCGCCGTCTTTCGGACGACGCTTTTGCTTCTTGGCTTCGAGCTTACCGAGCTGAATGCGCTGCACGCAGAACGAGCATTTCTCCATCACACCGCGGGCACGAACCGTTACGTCTGGGTTCAGCACCATACGACCGAGGTCGGTGAACATGTGGCCGTTCACAATTTCGAACTTCTCATTTGAGTAGTACGAAAACCAGTTGAAACGACGCACTTTATACGGGCAGTTGTTGGCGCAGTAGCGCGTGCCAATGCAACGGTTGTAAGTCATCTGGTTGAGACCTTCTGAACTGTGCGTGGTAGCGAGTACCGGGCACACCGTTTCGCAGGGAGCGTGGTTGCACTGCTGGCACATCATCGGCTGGTGAATCACCTGCGGGTTCTCCGAAGGGTCTTCCATAGCCGCGTAGGTATCCAGCTTGCCTTTGGTTTCGAACGAATCCTTGTGCGTGTCGGAGCTGTAGTAGCGGTCAATGCGCATCCAGTGCATCTCGCGGCGGTTAATTACCTGCTGCTTGCCTACTACGGCCACATTGTTCTCGGTCTGGCAACCAATCACGCACGAGCCGCAGCCGATGCACGAGTTGAGGTCGATGGCCATCCCCCAGTGGTGGTTGTTGTACTGGTAGTCCTGCCACAAGGAAACCTTGTTTGGAGCTTCCAGCCCATCAGGCGTAGCAATCTTTTCGTACTCGGTTACTTCCTTGGGGTTCTCTTTGTACTTAGCCAGCGTGTTTTCCTGCACCACCGGGCGGCGGTCCATCAACGTCTGGTGCGTCTGCGTCTGGGCGATGGGCGAAGTAGCGCCGGTCTTGGCCAGGGTCACCACGTTCATGTACTGAATACCGTTGCTGGTCATGGCCAGCGGAGCGGCGTTCTCCCCTACTTTATCACCAGCCTTACCGGCCAACGTGCGGCCGTAGCCGAGGGCAATGCTCACCGTGCCATTAGCCTGGCCGGGCTGAATCAGCACAGGCAGTTCGATGCTGCGGCCGTTGGCGGTTATTTTCAGTACATCGCCTTGCTCCCATTTGTTGGCATCAGCCACAGCCATGCTACGCGGCACAGCCACGTAGTTGCCCCAGGTTGCTTTCGAAACTGGGTCGGGCAATTCTTGAAGGAAGGGGTTGTTGGCATCACAGCCGGAAGTGCTCATGCCTACTTTCTCGTAGAGCGCAAGCTCAATTCCGTTCGGCTTCGGAGCGCCGCTGATTTGAGCGGCAGCAGCGGCCGGGCTCATGGCCGGCGTGATGGGGGCCGTGGCGGCGGGCAGGGCCGTACCCATCAATACGCCATCGTGCACTGCCTTATCCCAGGCAGCATCAGTTGGGGTGATGCCGCGCCAGTTAGCACGCAGGTATTTGTAGTAAGAAGTATTGTTGCCAGCCCATTTCAGCAAGCTTTCCTGCGCTTGACGCGTGGTGAAAAGTGGCGTAATTACGGGCTGAGCGAGACTGAGGTAGCCGGCTTTGGGCTCGAAGTCGTTCCACGACTCCAGCCAGTGGTTGTCGGGAGCAGCGTATTGGCAGAGGCTGCCGGTTTCGTCCAGACGGTCGTTGAGCGAGATGGTCAGCGGCACTTTAGCAATGCCTGCCTTCACCTTGTCGCCCAGCGGGTGGTTGAACACCGGGTTGGCGTTGTAGAAAATGACGGCGCCCACTGAGCCGCTGTTCATATCATTTACCAGCGCTGCCATGCGGGCATCGTCGCCCTGGCGCACGTTGCTGGCGGCGGTACCGATGGTGGTACCAGCGTTGCCCAGCGACTGGTTGATGGCGGTAACCAGCGTCTGTACGGCCGGGTCATTCGAGCCCGATACCACGAGGCCGGTGCGGCCAGCGGCTTTCAGTTCGGCAGCGGCCATGCCTAGTTTGGTTTTCGGGTCGGCGCCAGCACCGTTTACTACGGCATTGTACAGGGCCAGCGCGGTGGCACCCATTTCCGAGGGCTTCACCGGAACGCGCACATCGGCGTTGGTGCCAGTGAGCGACATATTGGTTTCGAACTGGAAGTGGCGCGACATCGTGCGCTTGCTCGAGTTCACCTTGCGGTTTACCACGTACTGCTTAGCGTACTCAACCGGCGAAATCCAGGTGCCGAGGAAGTCGGCACCGAGGCTCACAATCACCGTGGCTTGGCTAAAGTCGTAGCCGGGAACCACGCCACCGTTGGCTTGCAGCAGGGCGCTGGCCGACTGCGCATCGTACATCACGTGCGTGGTGTTAGGGTAGCGGCTGGCGAACTCGGCGATGGCCTTCTTCGTGCTGGGGCTGATAATGGTGGGCGACACGATGGCGATGCGGCCCGTGGTGCTGGCCAGCTTCGTGCGGATTTCCTGGTCTACCTGGCTCACCTCGGCCTTCTGGCCTTTGATAGCAAAGTGCTGCAGGCGGCCACCGTCGTAAAGGCTCAGCACAGCGGCTTGCGCGCGGGCCGACAAACCACCGCGGGTGATGGGCGACTCGGGGTTGCCTTCAAGCTTGATAGGACGACCTTCGCGCGACTTCACCAGTACGGAGTTGTAATCAGCCCCGGTGAAGTAAGTGGAAGCGTAGTAGTTGGCAATCGTCGGGTCAATCTCCTCGGGCTTGTTCAGGTAAGGAATGGCTTTGCGGACGGGCGTCTCGCACGAAGCCAAGGTGGCAGCAGCCACCCCAAAACCCATTAGTTTGAGGAAGTCACGACGGGGGGCCGACGTCGCATCTTTGCTTTCGTGGCTCTCCTTCACCGGCATGAACTCGGCGAACGCCGACTGCATGAACTCCGGGGTGTTGTCCAGTTCCTCAATTCCTTTCCAGTACTTCATTTGAAATGGTAATCAGTAATCAGTATTGGGTAGTCAGTAATCAGGGGCAGTAGTCTCAATACTGACTACCCAGTATTGACTACAATAGAATCAATTTATTAGTAGTGGCACTTCGAGCACTCGGTGCCGCCGTTCGACGACACAGTGAAGGGAGCACCGGCATTCTTGGTGTCGTGCAGCTTCACGAGGTTGTCGTAGTACTTGTTGTCCTTCGTGTTGAGGGGCATCTCGCGGTGGCAGTTGATGCACCAGCCCATGGTGAGAGCCGAGTACTGGTACACCACTTCCATGTTCTGGATGGGGCCGTGGCAGGTCTGGCACTGGAGGCCGGCCACCTGCGTGTGCTGCGAGTGGTTGAAGTAAGCCAAGTCGGGCAGGTTGTGCACGCGCACCCACTGGATGGGCTGCTTGCGCTCGATGGCGCGGTAGATTTTCTTGATTTCGGGCGACTCCGTCTTAATCTGCGAGTGGCAGTTCATGCAGATGTTGGCCGAAGGAATGTTGGCCGACTTGGCCTTGTACACCGACGTGTGGCAGTAGGCGCAGTTAATCTGGTGCTCGCCAGCGTGCAGCTTGTGCGAGAAAGCAATGGGCTGGGTAGGCTGGTAGCCCTGGGTCAGACCTACAGCCATCACGCTTTGCACACCTTCATAAAGTAAAACCAAGGCGAAAACGGCTCCTACAATGCCGCGCAGCACGGGCGAGCGGTACAGCTTGCCCCAGTCGAAGCGCTGCTCCAGAATCTCGATGTCGCGGCCGTCGAGGTCTTTGCGGCCACGTAGCACGTCTTTCATCAGGTTGCCAATGATAACCAGCGTCACCACCAGCACAATCAGCACCACCACGAGGACAATTAGCAGAATGTCCATGTACTTGCCAGCACCTGCTTCGGCACCAGTAGCATCAGCTTTGCCATCGGCTTGAGCAGCGTTACCAGCAGTTGCACCGCCGGTAGCAGCGGTAGCTGTGCCTTCCTGCGAAGTCACATAAGCCAGAATCGAGGTAATCTCCTTGTCCGACAGGGCGAACGAGGGCATCTGCTGCTTGTTGAACTTGTTGAAAAGGGCTACAGCGTATTCGTCGCCGCTGGCTACTACTTTGCTCGAGTTCTTAATCCACGGAATCAGCCAGGAAACGGGGCGGCGCTTGGTGATACCGGCCAAGGCGGGGCCCACTACCTGCTCGTTGACAGCGTGGCACTGAGCGCAGTTGCCTTTGAAGAGGGCATCGCCGGCGGCAACAGCTGCGGCATCACCACCGCCTGCAGCGGGGGCCGTGGCCGTAGCCGGGGTAGCAGCAGCGGTGGCGCCGGGGGCAACCCCTTCTTTTTTCACGTCGGCAGCTTGGGCCGAAGCCTGCTGAACGCCGGCAAACGTGAGCACGAGGGCCAGCAACAGATGAGGTAACGAACGTAGTCGAAGGCTATTCATACGGGAAATAGACGGTAAAACGAAACGCTAGGGGCATTTCAAGGCCACAAATGTAGGTCAGGAATCGTAGGCGGCAAAAAGCACGAAGTCATTTTTGGCCCTAGCGCGAGCTCTTAAAGCTTATTTAGAATAATGCTAAATAGCGCACTGCCGCATCTTCCTGAAATGCTTGTGGATAGTTAAATCAGCGAGGCGCTATGCTCGCGATGATACTTTTTCTTCTGCCGGACGCTGTGTATGCTGGCTTAATGCCGAATGGAGACAACCTGCGCCCGTGCTGGGGACAATGTTGGCATACCTAATATATAGAAGGGTCGGAATAAGATGCGCCGATAGCAAATACCTCCAAGGCATACTTGGCAATGTAACGGAATGTCAGTACATTTGCACCCCAATTCATTTTTTCAATTCACAATTCACCACCATCGTAATGGAAGTTAGAAATTACGAGACGGTCTTCATTGTGACTCCCGTGCTGAACGAGAGCCAAGTGCAAGAAACGGTCGAGAAGTTCACCCAGGTGCTTAAGGAAAATAGCGCCGCCATTGTATCCACCGAAGCCTGGGGCCTGCGCAAGCTGGCGTACCCAATTCAAAAGAAGAGCACCGGCTACTACTTCTGCGTCACCTTCACGGGTGAAGGCAATGTAGTAGATACCCTGGAGCTGGCATTCCGCCGCGACGAGCGGGTTATCCGCTTCCTCACGACCGTGCTCGATAAGCACGCCGTGGAGTACAACAACCGCCGCCGCAACGGCGAAATGAACCAGCAGAAGGCGGCCAAAGAAACCGAAGCCGTAGCCCAATAACCTAGCAACGACATGGCATCTCCCGCATTCAACCGCAACAACGACCGGTCGGCTAACAATAAGCCCCAGGACAACCGCAAGAAATACTGCCGCTTCAAGAAAAACGGCATTAAATACGTGGACTACAAAGACCCGAACTTCCTGCTGAAGTTTGTGAACGAGCAGGGCCGCGTGCTGCCCCGCCGCCTCACCGGCACCAGCCTGAAATTCCAGCGCAAAGTGACCCAGGCTATCGCCAAAGCCCGTCACCTCGCCCTGATGCCGTACGTAGCCGACGCCCTGAAATAAATTTTGAATGTTGAGTGTTGAGTGTTGAAGGTTGAGCGTGGATTTTCCAACTCAACCTTCAACACTCAACACTCAGAATTTCTGCAAGACATGGAAATCATCCTCAAAGACGACGTTAAGGGCCTCGGGTACAAGAACGACATCGTGACCGTGAAATCGGGCTACGGTCGTAACTTCCTGCTGCCGCAGGGCCTGGCTATGCTGGCCGACAAAACCAACAAGAAAATCACGGCCGAGAACGTGCGTCAAGCCGCTCACAAAGCCGACAAAATCAAAGGTGACGCCCAAGCCATTGCCGACCAAATCGGTGAAACCGTGCTGGAAATTCCGGCCAAGGTGGGCGAGAGCGGCAAAATCTTTGGCCGCGTGACCACCCTGCAGCTCGCTGACGCTCTGAAAGCAAAGGGCGTGGACGTTGACCGCAAGCGTTTGTCGTTCGACCAGGAGCCTACGGCTGCTGGCGACTACACCGCTACCGCCAACCTGCACAAGGAAGTGAAGCACACGGTGAAATTCCGCGTGGTGGCTGAGTAGTTTCGGCCTGCACTTTGTTTGAAAAGCCCTGCCTGCCGGCAGGGCTTTTTTTATGCTGCCCCGGCGCTATATGGGCCGGCGGGCTATTTTTGCTTTGATGTTTAGAACTGAACTTTCTATTGCCCCGGCCACTGACCAGCTTGCGCGCACGGCGCGGGTTCTGACTATGGGCTCCTGCTTTGCCGACAGCATCGGCTCACGCCTGCTGACCAACAAGGTGGAGGCGCTGGTGAATCCGTTTGGCACCGTGTTTCAGCCCTTGGCAATGGCGCAGCTGTTGCGGGCCGCCGCGGGCGAAGACGTGGACTGGCAACAGCACCTGGTGGAAGCCCGCGGCCGCTGGCAGAGCTACGACATGCATGGCAGCATCGGGGCCGAGTCTCCGGTAGAACTGCTGCAGCACATACAGGAACTGGTGCGGCGTACCGGCGAGTTTGTGCGCAGTGCCGATGTGGTGCTGCTGACGCTGGGCACGGCCTGGGCCTACCGCTTGCGTGAAACCGGCGAGCTGGTGAACAATTGTCATAAGCAGCCCGCCGACCTGTTCGTGCGGGAGCTATTGACGCCAGATGAAATCATCAACGCGCTGGCCGAGACGCACGCCTATGTGCGCCGCATCAATCCAAAAGTGCGCTTTGTGCTGACGGTGAGCCCGGTGCGGCATTTAAAAGACACGCTTCCACTGAATGCGGTGAGCAAGTCGGTACTGCGGGTAGCCACGCACATTGTGAGCGACTTGCTGCCGGGCGTGGCTTATTTTCCGGCGTATGAGCTGCTGGTGGATGATTTGCGCGACTACCGCTTTTACGCGGCCGACATGCTGCATCCATCAGAAGTGGCTGAGGATTATATCTGGGAGAAATTTGCGCGCACGTATTTCGACGCCGAATTTGGCCGGTTCCGTAAGGAATGGGCTTCGGTGCGGCAGTCGCTGGGGCACCGGCCGTTGCACGAGGGCGCGCCCGAGCACCGGCAGTTTCTGGAAAGCACACTGCAAAAGCTGGAGCAACTGAGCCTGCGCCGCGTGGAGGTGAGCGACGAGTTGCAGACTGTGCGCACGCGGCTGGCAGCTTTGCCGGAGCCGCGTCAGCCAGAGCCGGAGGAGGAAATGGACGATGACGAAGAGCGGATTGATATCGGTGAGGGCTCGAAAGTTTCGGTAGTGAGGCGCAGCGACGGCGACGCAGCGGCCGTGGCCACAGCGGCCGATGCTGCATTGGCTGACGCGGCTCAGCCGGTCGACCCGGAAAACCGTCCGCGCTTGTCGCCGGAAGAGTTTCGAGCGCAACGGGCGCAGCGCCAGGGACGCCCGGAACGGGGACGGCGCGATGGCCGCGGCCGAAACCGGCAGGGGCAGCCTGCGGAAAATGAGCAGTTTCAAGCAGCCGAATTTGCCGCTGAGCCTGCTGATGCGCTGGCCATCATGCCAGAGGCCCGGGCAGAAGCTATGGCCGCCCTCGAGGTAGACCTGACGGAGCTTGCCACCGGCCCTGTGGCTGTGGATGCAATACCTGCGGCGGATGTTGTGGACAGCCCGGAGCCGTTAAAGAAAAAGAAACGGCGCTCCCGGGGCGGAGCCAAGCGCACGGCCCGCAAGCACGCGCTTCGCTTGGCGGCAGAGGCCGAAAATCAGGTGCTGAGCGGAGCCGCACCGGTTGAAAATTCTGCCGAGCCCGACAGCCCGGCCGCCGCCGCTGCTGACGCTGCCCAAGCGGACACGGCAAAAGAGGGGAAGAAGTCCAGCGTCATCGTTAAATCAGTGCCGGTGAAGCGCGGGGGCCGCGTGCCTCGGGTGCCATCGTTTGCGGCGCCACAGGAGGCCAGCGCCGAAACTTCGGCGTCGGTTGATGCAGAGCTGCTACTGCCGCTCTCTGCTTTGCCACCGGTGGAAGCGCCGGAAGTAGTGAGCGAGGCCGCCCCTACCCCATTGGAGCCCGCAGTACCGACACGGCGCAATAACCGCAATCGGAAGAAGAATGCGCCCCAAGGGGCTGGGGTTGTTTCGGTGCCATTAACGGAAACGGCCGACGTTGCGGCTGCTGAGGTTTCGGCTCCTGCTGCAGTTATTGGTACTGCCGAACAGCTTTTAGGCACGGAGGGCACGGCATCCGCCTCGGAAGCCAACGTTCCGGCTTTGGCCGAAGAATCGGCTTCGACAGAGGCGACTGATGCACCGAGTTCGAACGTGAGCCCCACGTCTGCCCGCCGTGCGCCACGCCGGGCCAAGGCCCGGGCCGTTAGCGGGGCACGGACGGAAAAGCCGGCCGTAGACACGCCCGTGGTGCCTGTGCCCGATGAATCGCGGGTGCGGACGCAGGTCGCGGCGGGCCGAATGACGGGCTCGTCGGCTTCTTTAGTGACGCCTGCGCCCCCGGTAGAGAAGCCAGCCACCACGGCCAAAGTCAAGCCGGCGAAGGCCATGCCCAAAGCGCCAGCAGCGAAGAAACCAGCGGCCTCAAAAGTCAAAGCAGCCCTCCTGGCCCCGCTGCCGGAGGTAGTGGCCGCAACCCTGGAAATGGCGCCAGCTCCGGCTGAGCTTGCTGCTCCAGAGACTAAGCCGGTGGCGAAAGCCCAGAAGGCGACCAAAGCTCCCGCAAAAGCTCCGGCCAAGCCCAAGGCCCCTAAAAAGGGGGCCGACGCCGAGAAACCGGCCGTCAAACCAAAAGCAGCCAAAAAGCCAAATAAATCCGCTGAATAGATTGCAAACCCGGCCTTCCTGGCCGGGTTTGTCGTTTTAAGCCTCCCCTACCCTTTCTGCTATGGCCCACGCTTCGCCCTTCACCAACCGCCTTGCCCAGGAAACCAGCCCCTATCTGCAACAGCACGCCCACAACCCCGTGGACTGGTATCCCTGGGGCCCGGAGGCGCTGAATCGGGCCAAAGTTGAGCAAAAGCCCATCCTAGTGAGCATCGGCTACGCGGCCTGCCATTGGTGCCACGTGATGGAGCGCGAATCCTTTGAAAATGATGCGGTGGCGGAAGTGATGAACCGGCATTTTGTGTGCATTAAGGTAGACCGCGAGGAGCGTCCTGACGTGGACCAGGTGTACATGGACGCCTTGCACGCCATGGGCCTGCAGGGCGGCTGGCCGTTGAACGTTTTTTTGACCTCGGAAGCCAAGCCATTTTACGGGGGCACGTATTTTCCGAAGGGCAACTGGCTGAAGCTGCTGGCCAACATCGGCGAGGCCTACGCCGGAGAACACCGTGCCGAACTGGAGCAGTCGGCCGAGCGGTTTATGGAAGTCATTGGCGCCAGCGAATTGCAGAAATACGGCGTCCAAAACCTGAACGCGGCGCAGGAAGCCGACTATTCGGCGTTGCAAGCCATTGGCGTGGCACCGAAAACCGGCCCGGCGGGCGTGTCGGGCGATGAATTTAAGCTGCTGGTGTATAACCTGAGCACGCAGTTTGACCGGGAGCGCGGCGGGATGAACCGAGCGCCGAAGTTTCCAATGCCCGGCATCTGGCGGTTTTTGCTGCGGGCCTACGCCATCAGTGGCAGCCCGGCGGTGTTGAACCAAGCGGTGCTGACGCTGCGCGAAATGGCCTGGGGCGGCATTTATGACCAAGTGCACGGCGGATTTGCCCGCTACTCGGTTGATGCAGAGTGGTTGGCGCCGCACTTTGAAAAGATGCTGTACGACAATGGGCAGTTGGTGAGCCTGTACAGCGAAGCCTTTCAACTCACGCAGGAAGAGCTGTTTCGGGAAGTGGTTTACGACACCATCGAGTTTGTCCGGCTGGAATTGACCAACGCCGAGGGTGGTTTTTACTCCTCGCTCGATGCCGATAGCGAGGGCGAGGAAGGTAAGTTTTACGTCTTCACTAAAGACGAGCTACGCGAGATACTGGGCGACGAGGAGCCGCTGTTTTCGGCTTACTACAACTGCACGGCGCTGGGCAACTGGGAGCACGGGCGCAACATCCTGCACCGCCGCCAGAGCGACGCCGACTTTGCCGCAGCGCACCAAATCACGCCGGGCATGGTGCCCGAGCTGGTGGCTGGCTGGAAGCAAAAAATTATGGCCGTGCGCGCCACGCGCGTGCGCCCCGGCCTCGACGACAAGGTGCTGACCAGCTGGAACGCCCTCATGCTGCAAGGGCTGACTGACGCTTACCGGGCCTTTGGCGAGCCCGAATTCCTGGTGATGGCCGAGCACAACGCGGCGTTTATTCAGAAGAATCTGCGCAACGGCGCGGGCCTGTTTCGCACTTGCAAAAACGGTCGGGCCAGCATCAGCGGCTTTCTGGAAGATTATGCGCTGGTCATTCAGGCCTACATCAGCCTCTACGAAGTCTCTTTCACGGAAAGTTGGCTGCGGGAGGCCGAGGCCCTGACCGAATACGTGCTGGCCAACTTCTTCGACCCCACCGAAACGCAATTCTTCTACACCAACCGCCAGGCCGAAGCCCTTATTGCCCGCAAGAAGGAATTGATGGATAACGTCATTCCCGGCTCCAACTCAGTGATGGCGCACAACCTGCGCCGCTTGGGCCGCCACCTCGAAAACCTACGCTACACCGACCTGGCAGCCAACATGCTGGCTCAGGTGCGGCATGTGGTGGTGAAACAAGGCCAGCATCTGGCCAACTGGGCCTCGCTCTACGCGGCGCTACTGCGGCCCGGCGCCGAAATTGCCATCATCGGCCCCGAAGCCGAAGACTTCCGCGAAGAGCTGAGTCGGCAATTTTTATTTGATGTGATACTGGCCGGCACCGAAACCCAGTCAGAACTTCCATTGCTCAAGCTGCTGAAAACTCCTGATAGAGGTCGCACAGCCATTCACATCTGCCGCAACCAAGCCTGCCTGGCGCCGGTGTACAGTGTGGCGGAAGCCCAAAAGCTGCTCGCTGATTTTTAGGCAGTTCACTGCAGTGCACAAAAAAAGAGCCGACCACCTGGCCGGCTCTTTTTTTGTGCACTGACTGTACTTATTCCAGTACCACCTTACGAGTTAGCACTTCCTCGCCTACTACCACACGTAGCGTGTAGAGGCCCGTGGCGAGGCCATGCGTGTTGAGCATCTGCTCGGTGGTGCCGTTGGGCAGGCTTTGCTTGTACACCACCTGGCCTAAGGCGTTGAGCAAGGTGGCTTGCATGGCCCCGTGCAGGCCGCTGAGGCGCATGGTGAGCTGGCCGGTGTTGCTGGGGTTGGGGAAAACCAGCAGGCTGCCCGACTCGGCATGCACCCGCGCCGCCGTTACGGTGGCTCCGGCAATGGTGAAGGCACCCGGCGTGTCGCTGTTGGCGTAGCCGCTCACGGCCACGTAGTAGCGTTGGCCCGCCGCAAGGCCGGTCAGGTTCACCGTACCCACAGTGGTATTGGCCGCGCCGCTGCTCTGGCA
Proteins encoded in this region:
- the rplI gene encoding 50S ribosomal protein L9; protein product: MEIILKDDVKGLGYKNDIVTVKSGYGRNFLLPQGLAMLADKTNKKITAENVRQAAHKADKIKGDAQAIADQIGETVLEIPAKVGESGKIFGRVTTLQLADALKAKGVDVDRKRLSFDQEPTAAGDYTATANLHKEVKHTVKFRVVAE
- the rpsF gene encoding 30S ribosomal protein S6, producing the protein MEVRNYETVFIVTPVLNESQVQETVEKFTQVLKENSAAIVSTEAWGLRKLAYPIQKKSTGYYFCVTFTGEGNVVDTLELAFRRDERVIRFLTTVLDKHAVEYNNRRRNGEMNQQKAAKETEAVAQ
- a CDS encoding thioredoxin domain-containing protein, producing MAHASPFTNRLAQETSPYLQQHAHNPVDWYPWGPEALNRAKVEQKPILVSIGYAACHWCHVMERESFENDAVAEVMNRHFVCIKVDREERPDVDQVYMDALHAMGLQGGWPLNVFLTSEAKPFYGGTYFPKGNWLKLLANIGEAYAGEHRAELEQSAERFMEVIGASELQKYGVQNLNAAQEADYSALQAIGVAPKTGPAGVSGDEFKLLVYNLSTQFDRERGGMNRAPKFPMPGIWRFLLRAYAISGSPAVLNQAVLTLREMAWGGIYDQVHGGFARYSVDAEWLAPHFEKMLYDNGQLVSLYSEAFQLTQEELFREVVYDTIEFVRLELTNAEGGFYSSLDADSEGEEGKFYVFTKDELREILGDEEPLFSAYYNCTALGNWEHGRNILHRRQSDADFAAAHQITPGMVPELVAGWKQKIMAVRATRVRPGLDDKVLTSWNALMLQGLTDAYRAFGEPEFLVMAEHNAAFIQKNLRNGAGLFRTCKNGRASISGFLEDYALVIQAYISLYEVSFTESWLREAEALTEYVLANFFDPTETQFFYTNRQAEALIARKKELMDNVIPGSNSVMAHNLRRLGRHLENLRYTDLAANMLAQVRHVVVKQGQHLANWASLYAALLRPGAEIAIIGPEAEDFREELSRQFLFDVILAGTETQSELPLLKLLKTPDRGRTAIHICRNQACLAPVYSVAEAQKLLADF
- a CDS encoding GSCFA domain-containing protein is translated as MFRTELSIAPATDQLARTARVLTMGSCFADSIGSRLLTNKVEALVNPFGTVFQPLAMAQLLRAAAGEDVDWQQHLVEARGRWQSYDMHGSIGAESPVELLQHIQELVRRTGEFVRSADVVLLTLGTAWAYRLRETGELVNNCHKQPADLFVRELLTPDEIINALAETHAYVRRINPKVRFVLTVSPVRHLKDTLPLNAVSKSVLRVATHIVSDLLPGVAYFPAYELLVDDLRDYRFYAADMLHPSEVAEDYIWEKFARTYFDAEFGRFRKEWASVRQSLGHRPLHEGAPEHRQFLESTLQKLEQLSLRRVEVSDELQTVRTRLAALPEPRQPEPEEEMDDDEERIDIGEGSKVSVVRRSDGDAAAVATAADAALADAAQPVDPENRPRLSPEEFRAQRAQRQGRPERGRRDGRGRNRQGQPAENEQFQAAEFAAEPADALAIMPEARAEAMAALEVDLTELATGPVAVDAIPAADVVDSPEPLKKKKRRSRGGAKRTARKHALRLAAEAENQVLSGAAPVENSAEPDSPAAAAADAAQADTAKEGKKSSVIVKSVPVKRGGRVPRVPSFAAPQEASAETSASVDAELLLPLSALPPVEAPEVVSEAAPTPLEPAVPTRRNNRNRKKNAPQGAGVVSVPLTETADVAAAEVSAPAAVIGTAEQLLGTEGTASASEANVPALAEESASTEATDAPSSNVSPTSARRAPRRAKARAVSGARTEKPAVDTPVVPVPDESRVRTQVAAGRMTGSSASLVTPAPPVEKPATTAKVKPAKAMPKAPAAKKPAASKVKAALLAPLPEVVAATLEMAPAPAELAAPETKPVAKAQKATKAPAKAPAKPKAPKKGADAEKPAVKPKAAKKPNKSAE
- the rpsR gene encoding 30S ribosomal protein S18 codes for the protein MASPAFNRNNDRSANNKPQDNRKKYCRFKKNGIKYVDYKDPNFLLKFVNEQGRVLPRRLTGTSLKFQRKVTQAIAKARHLALMPYVADALK
- a CDS encoding cytochrome c3 family protein codes for the protein MNSLRLRSLPHLLLALVLTFAGVQQASAQAADVKKEGVAPGATAAATPATATAPAAGGGDAAAVAAGDALFKGNCAQCHAVNEQVVGPALAGITKRRPVSWLIPWIKNSSKVVASGDEYAVALFNKFNKQQMPSFALSDKEITSILAYVTSQEGTATAATGGATAGNAAQADGKADATGAEAGAGKYMDILLIVLVVVLIVLVVTLVIIGNLMKDVLRGRKDLDGRDIEILEQRFDWGKLYRSPVLRGIVGAVFALVLLYEGVQSVMAVGLTQGYQPTQPIAFSHKLHAGEHQINCAYCHTSVYKAKSANIPSANICMNCHSQIKTESPEIKKIYRAIERKQPIQWVRVHNLPDLAYFNHSQHTQVAGLQCQTCHGPIQNMEVVYQYSALTMGWCINCHREMPLNTKDNKYYDNLVKLHDTKNAGAPFTVSSNGGTECSKCHY
- a CDS encoding TAT-variant-translocated molybdopterin oxidoreductase, which produces MKYWKGIEELDNTPEFMQSAFAEFMPVKESHESKDATSAPRRDFLKLMGFGVAAATLASCETPVRKAIPYLNKPEEIDPTIANYYASTYFTGADYNSVLVKSREGRPIKLEGNPESPITRGGLSARAQAAVLSLYDGGRLQHFAIKGQKAEVSQVDQEIRTKLASTTGRIAIVSPTIISPSTKKAIAEFASRYPNTTHVMYDAQSASALLQANGGVVPGYDFSQATVIVSLGADFLGTWISPVEYAKQYVVNRKVNSSKRTMSRHFQFETNMSLTGTNADVRVPVKPSEMGATALALYNAVVNGAGADPKTKLGMAAAELKAAGRTGLVVSGSNDPAVQTLVTAINQSLGNAGTTIGTAASNVRQGDDARMAALVNDMNSGSVGAVIFYNANPVFNHPLGDKVKAGIAKVPLTISLNDRLDETGSLCQYAAPDNHWLESWNDFEPKAGYLSLAQPVITPLFTTRQAQESLLKWAGNNTSYYKYLRANWRGITPTDAAWDKAVHDGVLMGTALPAATAPITPAMSPAAAAAQISGAPKPNGIELALYEKVGMSTSGCDANNPFLQELPDPVSKATWGNYVAVPRSMAVADANKWEQGDVLKITANGRSIELPVLIQPGQANGTVSIALGYGRTLAGKAGDKVGENAAPLAMTSNGIQYMNVVTLAKTGATSPIAQTQTHQTLMDRRPVVQENTLAKYKENPKEVTEYEKIATPDGLEAPNKVSLWQDYQYNNHHWGMAIDLNSCIGCGSCVIGCQTENNVAVVGKQQVINRREMHWMRIDRYYSSDTHKDSFETKGKLDTYAAMEDPSENPQVIHQPMMCQQCNHAPCETVCPVLATTHSSEGLNQMTYNRCIGTRYCANNCPYKVRRFNWFSYYSNEKFEIVNGHMFTDLGRMVLNPDVTVRARGVMEKCSFCVQRIQLGKLEAKKQKRRPKDGEIVTACAQSCPTEAIVFGDMKDPNSRISQLLSREDGERAFHSLDSINVQPNVTYLTKIRNAESEFFAKENA